The genomic window CACTTCCAGGACCACCTGACATTCTACAACTTGAGGTGCGTCCGGACGAAAGGTGCAAATTATAGGATCATGTCCTTGGATAGCATAAGCTCCTTTTCCTGATTTTGATCCATCAGAAAAAATAGTCACAGCAGCTGTCAAAGGTTTAGTAGCAgtaatttttggaaaataaaccAAATTCTTATCAACAAAAGATAATAACTCACttttgggataatgattatctattatgCCCGAGAAAGCACACACCAGTATTGTCCACTCATCCACGGTACCTGCAAGAATCTCAACCTGTTGTTTGGTATAGGGGATAATTAAAACATCAGGGGGAGTTGCAAAATGTGTAATGCTAAATTTTATACCTGTTAAGGCCTGATTAGCAACTAAGGCAGGATAGTACTGTAACGTTTTTGCCCCCAACGAGTGGCCATGAAACCACCACAAGGGACCATCCTGCCACAGGACACCTGTAGGATAGGCTTTAGTCTGCAAGATACATAGTTTTAAAGGCTTCTCTGGGTCAAGGCGATCCAGACTTGCTTTTTCAATGGCCAATTCAACTTTACGAAGCGCTGCTTCTGCTTCAGGAGTAAGTGACCTAGGAGAGTTAACATCAGGATTGCCTtctaaaatggagaaaagaggTTGAAGCTCAGCTCTAGGAATAGCTAGATATCCCCTCAGCCAATTGATATCTCCTAATAATTGTTGAAAATCATTCAGTGTTTTTAAGTGAGAGGTTCGAATGCAAATCTTTTGAGGTTTCACTTGATTATAATGGATGGTCGCTCCAAGAAATTTTACAATAGTAGACTGCTGTACTTTATCAGGGGAAATATACAGTCCCTTTTGTTCTAATGCCTTCGTTAAACTGATATAGGCATCATCAAGAAGTCGCTGTGAAGAAGCAGTCAATAAAACATCATCCatataatgaaaaaatttaaCATTAGGAAAACTATTTCTTACAGGTTGAAGGACTGCATCCACATATAATTggcacatagtggggctattggCCATACCTTGAGGTAAAACTCTCCACTGGTACCTTCTATCTGGTTGTTCATGATTAATTGAAGGCAGTGTGAAAGcaaatctttctctgtctcttgggtGGAGTGGAATAGAGAAAAAACAATCTTTAATATCCAAGGCATAAATAGGCCAAGCTTTAGGTAGCGCAGAAAGCAAGGGTAGTCCCCTCTGTATGGCTCTCATAATTTGCATTTGAGCATTAACAGCTCTGAGATCATGTAATAATctccattttcctgatttctttttaataacaaaaattgGAGTATTccaaggagaagtagaaggctCAACATGACCCAATGACAGTTGTTCTTGCACTAAAGTCTCAGCTGCTAAGAGTTTTTCCTTAGATAGGGGCCACTGAGGCACCCAAACAGCCTGTTTTGTAGTCCAAGGAATAGATAATATTTCCTcagtggcccctaggaaaaacccagcccTCTTCTGTCCAGTTTCTGATTGGTCTCAACTGGGGATCTCCTGCCTTGCAGTCTAGCCCCAAGACCTTCTCCAGGTATATATCCTTGTTTTCTCATTATATGTCTGCTGACTTCAGAATAGTCATTGGTTAGAATCAAGTTCATTTGTTGTTGAATATCTCGACCCCAGAGATTAATGGGGAGATCAACAACGAAAGGCATGAATCTTCCTTGTTGATCCTTAGTTCTCCAATGCAATTCCTTAGCACTAATAGAGGGCGCTTGTGCATACCCTAGACCTTGCAGTGTATGAGAAGAAGTCTGCAGAGGCCAGTGCTTAGGCCAATCTTGGAGCCTCATAACACTCCGATCTGCGCCTGTATCTAAGAGGCCTGAAAAAGTCTTCCCTTCAATTTCTAAAGTCAGAATAGGTCTATTATTTAACTCAACAGAGAGGCAGGCCAAGTCAATTCCATTAGAGCCAAAACTCTTCTCCTGATGTTCCTGTGCAATAGCAGAGACTCTATCATGTGAAGATGGCAAAACAAGTAACTGAGCAATCCTATCTCCCGGGGCTATGGAGATGATGCCAAAAGGAGCATGACACATTACTTTGATGGTCCCTGTATAGTCAGAATTTATTACCCCGGGAATGACAAAAAGCCCCTTCATAGTCGAGGATGAGCATCCCAAAATAATGCCAACCATTCCTTTCGCTAATGGTCCAATCATATCTGTGCTTATTGCTTGCACACCCATCTTTTGTGTTAATACCAATCCGGTGGTGGCACGGAGGTCCAATCCTGCGGAGCCTGGTGTTGCTCTCCTGGGGGTAATGGAAGTTTCATGTTGGATTCCTGGATTGCCCCAAAGATTTTCGGGCCCTGGGGACGGGGGCCCTGCTTCCCGTTTTTTGGCTGGAATGCATTCTGGTGGATAGGCTGCCCATTAATGTCCTTCACTGATCTGCACTCATTGGCCCAATGTCTCCCTTTTTTGCACTTTGGACAAGTTCCAGGTACCCGAGCCACACCACGATTAACTTGTGAGCATTGTTTCTTAAAATGACCAGTTTGACCACATCTAAAACAAGCACCTGCCCTACGAGCTGCCGTTACAACTGCAGCAGCCAAACCTGCATTACTCAAGGGTCCACTGATCTCCCTACATGCTTTTAGCCAGACGTCAATCCCTCTTCCTTTCCAGGGTGTGATTGCCCTTCTACACTCCTTAGTGCATTGTTCATACACAAGCTGTTTAACCAACGGTGCAGCTGTTTCTGAATCTCCAAAAACCCTTTCTGCAGCTTCCATCATCCTGGCCACAAACTCTGAAAATGGCTCATTAGTTCCTTGCAATATCTTTGTTAGGTTTCCAACAACCTCACCCTTTTTTGGTAAGGCCTTCCATGCTCTCTGATAGATGTCATTAATTTGAGCATAGACCTCTATTGGAAATTGTGTCTGATTTGCTGCCCATCGACCTATTCCCATAAGCATATCAACATCCCACTGAGGGTGCTGATTCTGTACATTCACTCGAGCCTGGGCGTGGGCCATGTCTACAACTAAGGACCTATAGTCCAGGTACTGTCCGGTGGATAGACTTGCTCTGGCAACCTCAGACCAATCTGATGGAGTGAGAGGCTGGCTTGCCAATCTGTTCAGCAATGCAAGAGTATAGCTGGCATTAGCTCCATAAGTCTTTGCCGCTTCAacaagatctttcaattgtttataAGGCACAGGCTCATGATATCTCTCATTAGTTTGTGGAttttgaaaaacaggaaaagcagaTGCGAGGCGTTCCCACATCTTTCCTCCTATAAAATGACACCCCCCACCGGAAGGGCGATACGGGGGTGGAGCCAGAGATGTGCACGGGGCCGAGGGCGCCACTGGTCCCGCGCTTACTCTGGCTTTGTTCAAAATTGGCTGCCGCCCATAACGATCTCTCTCATACTCTGCAGCAGCTTCCTCAAgctcctcctggtcctcctccgACAATCCTTCTACCACCGAATCATCTGAAATTTCTAAGTTTGCAAACTCTTCCAGTACTGGATATAGGGGTTCTTCTTTATTttccccttgttttatttttcttttcttttcccttttatctCTGTTGTATGcaggcctgtcttcctcccctcttGACTCCGCTTCCGAGAGACTATCCTGGTGCGAAGCCAAGACCTTACGCCCCTGTTTAATCAGCTCCATGTTCTTACTGTCCTTGAGGCACGAATGGACCAGCTTCCATAAAGGAATTGATCCTCGGCCAATTCTATCCTCCTgttttgctctttcaaggtcttctCCTAACTTTTCCCAGCAGTCGAGGTTAAAATCGCCCGAAACAGCGAACCACGGCGCTGCCTTATCAATATCCTTCACTATAGTTTCTACTGTGCGTGGTGATATTTTCAGTCCTCTCTGCTTTAGCAGACCCTGTATAAGGGCTGCAAAGTCACAGGTGCCAGGTCCAGCCCCCAAGTTGTTGCCCATACTGCCCACTTATCTACGAGGGACTTACAGTACAGCGAGAAATGCCGCTTTATCTACAACGGTCTTACTTTCGTTTTTTAATTCCAACAACGACACTCCTCGCCGGGCTTATGGCAACGAAGTCAAAAGCAACACAGAAGAATCACCacgactgcacagagaaaaattCCAGCAAACACCAAAGGATCAACAGGGTATCCAAACCACATACTACTTACCTGGGGAGAATTACTCACTCCATGTGTAGAGTTCTGAATCCTTCTTGGGCCCCTCAGACGTGTCCACTGAACCTACTTCCCGGGTTTTCGGCACCAGCTGTGGCGAGCCCCCCTGACCggcagggaagaagaccaccgacacgaggattcttctcttatcacacttttattggagtaccgatggattaatggagagttgaagatgagaggcgagggagaagggaagggagcggcatatataggcaggacaggatgtttctactatagataagctagtcaggctgggataggctgcttgctgttgccgggcagacttatgctgggacaaaggccaaaatgagatgtttactgcactcctcggcgccatcttgtaatggcgtttGCAGGAACAAAAGACAGCCCCTCacaagcatgcagaagaatgcaaatcgatccattcttagctccttgtactaagttcaaggacctccacataaaaccagacacactgaaactaatagaaaagaaactggggaagacccttgaggacataggcaggcacaggggaaatgttcctgaaccacaccaatagcttatgctctaagatcaagaattgacaaatgggacttcataaaattacaatttctgtaaggcaaaggacactgtcaaaaggacaaaatggcaactaacaaattgggaaaaaaatcttcaccaactctacatttgacagaaagctaatatccaacatatacctCATCACATTTTATCACTTTTATTCATTCAGGCTTATCACTCTTCTGGAGAGTTAAGAATCCCATTCTGATCACTCTGCAGTGCCTTCAACTGCAGAGAACACTGCATGGCTTTGATTCTGCATTGATATCTTATAACTATAGATATTCTTCATGCCTGTGAATAAATAACAGTCACATGACATTTACTCTGTCTCCAAATGAGTATGCAAGGAAGACATTTGTCTCTAGAGTAAGTATACACTGCCTTAGCAGGAGTCCTTTTTTTTCTGCTGTTCCTCTGATAGGATACTGAATAGAGAGGTTTTTCTTTGATTCAATAAGATTTGCAGTCCCAAAGAAAACctgtcttcttgttcttgttccagttttctttaatctttttgaatcttggttttgttttttccatttggCTCTAGACCCTTTCTATAAATAGGTGTAATTGCATGGAGATTCTCTCTACTCTGTAAATCATCcagtaatacatacatacatacatacatacatacatacatacatacatacatatatatatatatatgtgtgtgtatgtatgtgtgtgtgtatgtgtgtgtgtgtgtgtatgtatatatatacacatgcatgcttgcTTGTACATATGTTTgcgcatgtgtgtgagtataatGTATCTTAAAAAGGAGAcaagcctatgtctttttattggggcattgagtccattgatgttaagagatattaaggaatagtgattgttaattcctgtcattttgacgttattttttaaatttgattgcttaacttcttttgggtttgatgaaaggttactatcttgcttcttccagggtgaagtttccctccctgtattggtgttttcctcctattatcctttgtagggctgggtttgtggatagatattgggtaaacttggttttgtcatggaatatcttagtttctccatctacagtgattgagagttttgctggatatagtagttttggctggcatctgtgttctcttagagtcttcatgagatctccccaggatcttctagccttcatagtctcaggtgaaaagtctgctgtgattctgataggtcttcctttatatgttacttggcctttttctcttactgcttttaatattctttctttgtttagttcatttggtgttttgattattatgtgacgcgAAGTATttgtgttctggtccagtctgtttggagttctgtaggcttcttgtatattcatgggcatctctctcttcaggttagggaagttttcttccataattttattgaagatatttgctggacttaggtttggtcttctcattgtgtcctggatttcctggatatttagggttacaaactttttgcattttgcactttctttaactgttgagtccatggtttctatgttatcttcagcatctgagattctttcttctatctcttgtattctgttgttgatatttgcatctatgtcccctgatttcttcccaaggctttctatctccaaagttgtctccctttgagttttcttagttgtttctacttctgattttagatcctggatggttttgcttagctccttcactcgctggccagctgggctgacTCCAGAGACAGACTGCGGTATGcaaatacaacccaagaccaacattgcgggggggggggggggtctaagcccaacagcattggcctgcacccaggccctgggctggtgggggggggggtatggggGGGCAcctgtgtgcaaacccagccaggaggttgtttgcccaggcaggcgcgtgccaccaccattttgcctacaggaagcctagcaggcaaaaccggctaacaggcatagcccgaggctgacatagcagggctctaagacagtcaggccctggactgcccccaggccctaggctgctcggtgggccatctgtgtgccgacccaggcaggaggttgttagcacagcagactctcccagcactctcagggagcacacacactccatcctggccacctgacagacccaattaacactcacagttgatgggaactttgctcagacattggcctgccaggcttttgcctagactactcagggcctgagcagctaggctagccttgtgtgaaCCAACCTGGttggagttccgctgcccagcagagtgaccagcacacagaaaaggtccctgcagcatacaacctcagcactccctgaaggagcaaatgggcaccatctggttcacagacacaatatggggcaaagcacactagggctgcaagggcacccaagaggagaacagcacatcagcaatcttcaacaggggaaacccagccatccagtgttgcagaaatagccctagagcctctcaggaggctgaaacaccagccagagacaagaccaactagctccagagaacaagatagcaaagggcaaatgcaggaacactactaacagaaatctaggcaatatggcagcatctgaaccgaaCTCTCCAACAtgagcaagtcctggttatgccaacacaccagagaaacaagatttggatttaaaatcactggttatgatgctgctagaagaacacaaaaaggacattaatgaatctcttaaagaaatagaggggagcatgaataagatagaaacccataaaatggaaacacaaaaatcacttaaagaaatgcagaagaataaggcccaagagatagaagccaataaagaagaaaggcaaaaaaaaaaaaaaaaaaaaaaacaaacttaaggaaatgcaggagaacttgactcaacagacagaagtcatgaaagaggaaacacaaaaatctcttaaagaattgcaggaaaacacaaacaaatgatggaactgagcaaaaccatcctggatctaaaacagaagtagaaacaactaagaaatcacaaagggagacaactttggagatagaaaaccttgagaagaaatcaggggccatagatgcaaatataaacaacagaatacaagagatggaagaaagaatctcagatgctgaagataccatagaaaccattgactcaactgtcaaagaaaatgcaaaatgcaaaaagcttgtatcccagaacatccaggaaatccaggataaaatgagaagaccaaacctaaggactataggtatagatgagagtgaagatttacaactgaaagggccagcaaatatcttcaacaaaattatggaagaaaactttcccaacttaaagagagagatgcctatgaatatacaagaagcctacagaactccaaacagactggacctgagcagaaatgcctcctgtcacataataaccaaatcccaaatgcactaaacaaagaaagaatattaaaggcagtaagagaaaaaggccaagtaacatataaaggaagacctatcagaatcacagcagacttctcaccagagaccatgaaagctagaagatcctgggcagatctcatgcagactctaagagaacacaaatgtcagccaagactactatacccagcaaaactctcattcaccatatggagaaaccaagatattccatgacaaaaccaaatttacacaatatctttccacaaacccagctctgcaaagaataataggaggaaaactccaatacaaggagggaaacgacaccctggaaaaagcaagatagctactttccttcatcaaacccaaaagaagataaccactcaaatataaaaagaacatcaaaaatgacaggatgtaataatcactattccttaatatctcttaatatcaatggactcaattccccaataaaaagacatagactaacagaatggataaggaaacaggaccctacaatttgctgcatacaggagacacacctcagtgtcaaagaaaaaaactaccttagagtaaaaggctggaacacaatcttacaagccaatggtcacaggaaacgagcaggagtagccattctaataatagataaaattgactttcaacctaaagtcatcaaaagagatacagaaggacacttcttgctggtcaaaggaaaaatccaccaagaagaactttcaattctgaacatctatgccccaaatgcaagggcatcctcatttgtaaaagaaattttactaaagttcaaagcacacattgcacctaacacaataattgtaggggacttcaacactccactctcctcaatggaccgatcgggaaaacagaaaataaacagggacacagtaaaactaattgaagctttggaccagtgagatttgactgatatttatggaacatttcactctaaagcaaaagaatatactttttctcagcacctcatggtaccttctccaaaatcaaccatataattggtcacaatacatacctcaacaaatataagatgatcaaaataatcccatgccacctatcagatcactatggtgtaagagtaagagtggttttcaataggaacaaaaacaacagaaagcccacatacatatggaggctgaataatactctactcaatgacagcttggccaaaaaagaa from Apodemus sylvaticus chromosome X, mApoSyl1.1, whole genome shotgun sequence includes these protein-coding regions:
- the LOC127674563 gene encoding igE-binding protein-like, which gives rise to MGNNLGAGPGTCDFAALIQGLLKQRGLKISPRTVETIVKDIDKAAPWFAVSGDFNLDCWEKLGEDLERAKQEDRIGRGSIPLWKLVHSCLKDSKNMELIKQGRKVLASHQDSLSEAESRGEEDRPAYNRDKREKKRKIKQGENKEEPLYPVLEEFANLEISDDSVVEGLSEEDQEELEEAAAEYERDRYGRQPILNKARVSAGPVAPSAPCTSLAPPPYRPSGGGCHFIGGKMWERLASAFPVFQNPQTNERYHEPVPYKQLKDLVEAAKTYGANASYTLALLNRLASQPLTPSDWSEVARASLSTGQYLDYRSLVVDMAHAQARVNVQNQHPQWDVDMLMGIGRWAANQTQFPIEVYAQINDIYQRAWKALPKKGEVVGNLTKILQGTNEPFSEFVARMMEAAERVFGDSETAAPLVKQLVYEQCTKECRRAITPWKGRGIDVWLKACREISGPLSNAGLAAAVVTAARRAGACFRCGQTGHFKKQCSQVNRGVARVPGTCPKCKKGRHWANECRSVKDINGQPIHQNAFQPKNGKQGPRPQGPKIFGAIQESNMKLPLPPGEQHQAPQDWTSVPPPDWY